In Ipomoea triloba cultivar NCNSP0323 chromosome 7, ASM357664v1, a single genomic region encodes these proteins:
- the LOC116024592 gene encoding inositol 3-kinase-like yields the protein MVRGSQDPSSGRCLIVGNYCHDVLIKDDVVIAESLGGAASFISSVLDGFSVSSIYVSKVGPDFGYCMNHRPIVSSSSSQTTLFHAHFSSEIKHQDRVLKRVTACDPIYPSDLPDSEFEFGLAVGVGGEILPETLGRMVEICKTVFVDIQALIRVFDPIDGTVGLVELKKTGFFHLLPRIGFLKASSEEAPYVDIMEATKWCCVVVTNGKEGCTVYRKDRKLQIAPFPTTQVDPTGAGDSFLGGLVAGLVHGLSVPEAALLGNLFGSLTVGQIGLSKFDSWQLQRVKDEILRRRLQSFGCQEKQAEDPNIMKTADLEMFHTALSAAKSVPAYSLQECKRDLPNSPRAKCSEQQRYLVHSVCEEPLKSVENKQ from the exons ATGGTGAGAGGAAGCCAGGATCCATCTTCAGGCCGTTGCCTTATCGTGGGTAATTACTGTCATGATGTTCTGATCAAAGACGACGTCGTAATTGCCGAGTCTCTAGGCGGCGCCGCCTCTTTTATTTCCTCCGTTCTCGATGGCTTTTCTGTCTCGTCCATCTATGTCTCCAAGGTGGGCCCCGATTTTGGCTACTGTATGAATCACCGTCCCAttgtatcttcttcttcttcccaaacTACCCTCTTCCACGCCCATTTCTCGTCCGAAATCAAGCACCAGGATCGGGTCCTCAAACGGGTCACGGCGTGTGACCCGATCTACCCATCGGATCTCCCCGACTCAGAGTTCGAATTCGGGCTCGCCGTCGGTGTTGGCGGAGAGATTTTGCCGGAAACCCTGGGGCGAATGGTTGAGATATGCAAGACGGTGTTTGTGGATATCCAAGCGCTGATTCGAGTCTTTGACCCGATCGACGGAACCGTGGGTCTCGTTGAATTGAAGAAAACCGGGTTCTTCCATTTACTACCGCGGATTGGGTTTCTGAAGGCGTCGTCTGAGGAGGCGCCTTACGTGGATATAATGGAGGCAACGAAATGGTGCTGCGTGGTGGTGACGAATGGGAAGGAGGGTTGCACGGTGTACAGGAAGGACAGAAAGCTGCAGATTGCCCCTTTTCCGACGACTCAAGTCGATCCCACCGGAGCCGGAGATAGTTTTCTTGGTGGGTTAGTAGCTGGGCTTGTTCATGGATTATCTGTGCCCGAAGCCGCATTGTTGGGAAACCTCTTCGGGTCGCTCACAGTTGGCCAAATCGGGCTCTCCAAGTTCGATTCGTGGCAGTTACAG AGAGTGAAGGATGAAATACTGAGGAGAAGGTTACAGAGTTTTGGGTGCCAAGAAAAGCAGGCTGAAGACCCGAATATAATGAAGACAGCAGATCTCGAGATGTTCCACACAGCTCTTAGTGCAGCCAAATCAGTACCAGCATACTCTCTTCAGGAATGTAAACGGGACTTGCCTAATTCTCCTAGAGCAAAATGCAGTGAACAGCAAAGATATTTAGTTCATTCTGTCTGTGAAGAACCGCTTAAATCTGTCGAAAATAAACAGTGA